The segment CAGCGGGAATCCCGCAACTCGAGAAACAGGGCCACTACCCCAACGGCGACCTGCGCGGCACGAAGGCGGACATCTGGGACGGCGGACATCGCGTGCCGTTCCTCATCCGCTGGCCCGGTCACATCGCGCCCGGCTCGACCAGTGATCAGACCGTCTGTCTCACCGACATCTTCGCCACCGTCGCGCAGATCATCGGTCAGCCCCTGCCGGCGAACGGCGCCGAGGACAGCGTCAGCTTTCTGCCCGCCTTGTCCGCTCAGCCGATCGTCTCCACGCGGGCCGGCATCATTCATCATTCCATCAGCGGACACTTCGCCTACCGCCTCGGCGACTGGAAACTGGAACTCGCCCGCGGTTCGGGCGGATGGTCCAAACCCACGGAAAAGCAAGTCCCCAAAGACGCCCCCAAAGCGCAGCTTTACAACATGAAGGACGATCTCGGCGAGCAGCACAATTTATATAACGACATGCCCGAGATCGTCACCCGACTCCTCAAGCAGCTTGAATCCGATATCAAGCGTGGCAGAAGCACGAACGGACCCGCGGCCAAGAATGACATTCAGCGGATCGATCTTTGGAAGTCAAGCAACGCATCGACAAATGAGGAATGAAACGCTGATTCCAGCCCGTTAAGATTTGCGACAAATCAGTGCGTGGTCTTGGCGTAGATCGTCAGGTCGTCGTGGGACCATGGCGTGGTCCATGAGCCGTCCTGCACCGCGGCGCTGTGGGCGAAATGGGCGTTGTTGGTCACGATCATGTATTGATCGACGTTGAAGTGCCTGTGGACCGCAGCGTCCAGTGCGGACAGGTCGTTGATGGTTTGCGCTTCCTTGTTGAAGTCGAGGATCACCGCCAGTTCGCTCGGCTCCCACTCCGCGCCATATCGCACATTGAGCACCTCGCGTTCAGCGAGTGTGGGCATCCATTCGATAGTCTGGTCCTCATCGCCGTTGACGAGCACGACCAGTTTGGTCGATGCGCCGACATGATCATGCAGCCAGGCGGCGGCGTCGATGGAAGCGGCGCTGAGAACGTGCTGCTCGGGCGTTCGCAGAAGATCGCGGACACCGCGGAGCGAGTCGTAGGCAAGATTCAGCACGATTACCCAGCCGATGCCCGCCGCAATCAGCCCGGCGAGCCAGCGCGGCGACCAGGCAGTCCAGATGCCGGAGATGGCCCAGGGCACAATAGTCGCTGCACCGACGCCAATAAGCAGCGGAGCGAACTGGCCGACGAGCCACGAATATTCGCGCGGCGTCAGCGCGGCCGCAATGAGCAGACCAGGCAGGTCCAACCGCCGCCGGTGCAGACAGATGATCACGCCCGCGACGGCCATCACACCCCACAGCACGCCGTAGCGGTGATACGTGAAGGGCATCTGGATTTCAAGTTGCAGGAGGCGATCGAGCTGATGATGAAACAGGTCGTGCGACTCACCCGAGGCGACGCGCGTGTAGACGCTCGTGCCGTGGTAGTGAATGACCGTGCCCCACCAGATCGACGACACCGCGATGGCGATGATGCACGCGCTGCCGTAGGAGCGCACAAGTCGCCAGAAGGCGAATGGATCGGTGGCCCAGTGCGACACCGACATCGCCAGCACGAGGGGACCGGACATCCAAAGACTGCCGGGCGAGGCGAACGCCGAGAAGGCCCAGACGACGCCGAGCAAGATGTAGCGTGTGAACCCCCCGGTGCGGCACCACATCGCCGTGATGACCAGCAGCATAACGGCCATCGCTCCGGCGCTCTCGGCGATGCCGGCCCCGCTCAGAAAGTCGTAATACGACGCGTCGAGGAATGTGAACGCGAGCAGGGCGCAGAATCGTTCCAATGGCGCACGTAATAGCGACCGCACCATCCAGTAGAACACCGCGACTGTCAGCGCCGCCTGCATTCCCGCCTGAATGTTCATCAGAACGAAATCATTATAATGAACAAGCTCACGAAAAAGTGCGAAGAAATAGAACGGCAGCGGGGGATAGGCGAAGGGGATGCCGCCGTCGGTGTAGAACGGAATCGTCTTGGGCAGCAAAAAATGGTGCTTACCGATCTCCTTGCCGAAGTGGACATAGAGACCGCCGAGCGTGATCGGTCGGCTCAATCCGAAATATACAAACGGCACAAGGCGCAGGGCCATCGCGCAGGCGACAAGTCCCAGTGTCCAGACAAGCTCGAATCGCGCAAGCAGATGATTCGCCTTCGAATGGGATGGCGTGTCGGCCCGAAGCGTTGTCATGACGACCTCGCACTTTCGAGTGAATCGACCAGTTCACGCCCGATCTTGCGGCCCTCGCGGATGGCGTAATTCGTCCCGCGATCTTCGGGGTAAATCTGCGCCATCGTGCACAGAAGTACGCCTTCGATCGGCGTCTTCGTGGGTGGAATCAGTTCGCTGTACCGCTTACTGACGATCGGCTGAGAGTAGCGGGCACGCCATACATGATGCCGGAGCACCCAACTTCTGTCGAAAGCCGGGAACATCCGCTGAATGTGCGGCACGGAGAATTCGTACACCTGTCGATCCGTCATGTGATACAACTCGGCGTCGGCGGGCAGGTATTTGGACAGATAGACAATGTGCCGACCATGATAGGTTTCGGGCGGCTCAAAGTTCGTGTGCTCGATGACGCCGACGTAGGGGAATCCGGGATCGTTGACGTTGAGCCAATACGTGTCGGAGAGCGAGCGGTCCAGTTCGAGGACGAGGCAGACGTTCGCCAGGTATTCAATGCGCCTCAGGAACGCCGCGTAGTCGGCGTCGACATGATTCTCGAGCAGATCAGCGACGATCGGAAGGGCGGGGGTCATGAGCACGACTTCGGCCGGGTATTCGACACCGCCGGCGCGAACGCCCGTCGCCTTCCCATCGCGCACGACGATGGATTCGACGCCGCAGCGTGTGCGGATTTTCCCGCCGTGCGATCGGACGTCGTCGGCGATGGCCTGTGCGAGCGCGGCGAATCCGCCGCGGTAATAGGCGAGCATTTCGGCGCCGCCCTTGCCCCGGCTCCCGCCGCGCAGCTTGAGCTTGTTCCACATCCAAACGGCTGAGATTTCTTCGGCGTAGGGCCCGAATTTACCCTTCATCAGCGGCTCCCACATGACGCGATATACCGTTTCACCGGCCATCTCTATGAGCCATTGGCGCGCTGTGATGTTCTCCAGCGCCATCCAGTCGCTGACGCGCCGCGCCTTGAGCGCGAGATAGCCGAGGCGGAGTCGGTCGAGGAAACCCAGCGGCCTGAACGTTAAAAGATCCTTGGGCGTGCTAAGTCGATAGGTGCCGTTGGCGAAGTACATCCCGGTGCGCGTGGGGCGGAGGAGGATGCGATCGTGATGATCGAGTTCGTCGATGAGGTCCATCACATGACGATCGTTCGTGAACCAGTGATGGTAGAAGCGTTCGAGTTGGACACCGTCGACTTCGAAGCTGCCGGCGAGTCCGCCGACTTCGGGGTCGGATTCGAAGATGGTCACATCATGTCCGGCGCGGCAGAGTTCGTATGCGGCGGACAGGCCGGTGAACCCGCCGCCGACGATGGCGATGCGTGCGGGTGAGGATTGAGAAGGCGTGCTCATAACGACTCGGATTCGCGCTGATGGTTTTGCGAAGATCGACGGCCGGGCGTCAGACGGCGAAGTCGCGGCAGTGCCAGGAACAACCCGCCAGCGCCGGTCGGGGGAAGCCAGATGGCGGCGTGGCATAGAAGCGTATAGGCCGCGGCGGGATCGGGTTTGGCACCGAAGGCCATGATGCCTTGCAGGGCGAAATAGTCAAACGTGCCGACGTATCCGGGCGAGGAAGGAATGAGGGTGGCGAGTGTGCCGGTGCTCATGCTGAACCACGCCCCGGCGGCG is part of the Planctomycetota bacterium genome and harbors:
- a CDS encoding FAD-dependent oxidoreductase; protein product: MSTPSQSSPARIAIVGGGFTGLSAAYELCRAGHDVTIFESDPEVGGLAGSFEVDGVQLERFYHHWFTNDRHVMDLIDELDHHDRILLRPTRTGMYFANGTYRLSTPKDLLTFRPLGFLDRLRLGYLALKARRVSDWMALENITARQWLIEMAGETVYRVMWEPLMKGKFGPYAEEISAVWMWNKLKLRGGSRGKGGAEMLAYYRGGFAALAQAIADDVRSHGGKIRTRCGVESIVVRDGKATGVRAGGVEYPAEVVLMTPALPIVADLLENHVDADYAAFLRRIEYLANVCLVLELDRSLSDTYWLNVNDPGFPYVGVIEHTNFEPPETYHGRHIVYLSKYLPADAELYHMTDRQVYEFSVPHIQRMFPAFDRSWVLRHHVWRARYSQPIVSKRYSELIPPTKTPIEGVLLCTMAQIYPEDRGTNYAIREGRKIGRELVDSLESARSS